Proteins encoded in a region of the Cydia splendana chromosome 19, ilCydSple1.2, whole genome shotgun sequence genome:
- the LOC134800330 gene encoding uncharacterized protein LOC134800330: MGVQVLLASTALKTVSVTGLWLIPLLLGALTYHNYNAYDPESRVIDKEPRREYDFIVVGGGSAGAVVANRLSEMKNWNTLLLESGPDENEITDVPSLAGYLQLTKLDWQYKTEPTAHACLGFKKRRCSWPRGKVLGGSSVLNYMIYVRGNRYDFDQWEQSGNPGWGYRDVLKYFIKSEDNRNPYLAKSQYHGRGGYLTVQEAPWRTPLVAAFVEAGVEIGYENRDINGEYQTGFMIAQGTIRRGSRCSTAKAFLRPVRTRRNLDISLNSQATRVLIHPVTMKAYGVEYVKHGMRRVVYARKEVILSAGAINSPQLLMLSGIGPKEHLKDVGIKVLKDLPVGENLQDHVGVGGLTFLVDKPVAIVQNRFEAFPVTMNYVVNERGPMTTLGGLEGVAFVNTKYANSSGLWPDIQFHMAPASFSSDNGQIVRKILGLTDEIYNTVYKPIANKDAWTIMPLLLRPNTRGYVRLRSSNPFHYPIMNPRYHEDPLDVARLVDGIKIALQVAEASPFKQFGNRLYMKPLPSCKHFKFMSDEYIECQVRHISMTIYHQSGTTKMGPSWDPEAVVDPRLRVYGVEGLRVIDASIMPTIVSGNTNAAVIMIGEKGADLIKQDWLSKSGLARSRFYPLSPCLSRSNKYVSAKGTRIVIVDKNGTVLSPQSNYYLSRERFVKRQDMKNLWIIYFSLSCVLGGVLSQQPSLFDAVSGLLRDTNNLYLGEPPDAEELYSEYDFIIIGAGTAGCVLSNRLTEVEDFKVLLIEAGGSEQLFMDIPVMATMLQFTDANWDYHTEPQRAGCMGMREGRCSWPRGRVVGGSSVLHSMMHTRGNRRDYDRWAANGNPGWDFASVLKYFKKSENMQVPELRRDKVYHSTKGEMTLQYPSWRTRLSDAFLQAGVETGGNIVDYNGEKQIGYSIIQFTMNNGTRMSASRAFLHPIKYRKNFHVTKNAMVTRILIDPWTRRAYGVEFRKANRRYTIKATREVILSAGAINSPQILMISGIGPKQHLTEKNITTIVDLPVGYNLQDHWALGGLTFLINTTDSIRSERVATFSNILEYFSHHTGPLSAPSGTEAIAFIDTNNPNDPDGYPDLELLFVAGSLVSQPSYKQAFAIDDRIYNKVYGPIQDRDTWMVFPMLLLPESKGRIMLKNKNPYTKPLIYANYFSDGGHDQKVILHGIRKIIQLSKTKAFQKFGSRLHDIPLPNCAHHKFNSDAYWYCAMKTITNTIYHHCCTAKMGPKEDPEAVVDSRLKVYGIKGLRVVDASIMPHVPAAHTNAPTLMIAEKAADMIKEDWGIRLKPI; the protein is encoded by the exons ATGGGCGTGCAAGTGCTTCTAGCTTCAACAGCCTTGAAGACCGTGAGTGTGACGGGTTTGTGGTTGATACCACTGTTGCTGGGCGCGCTGACATACCACAACTATAATGCTTACGATCCGGAGTCGAGAGTGATTGATAAAGAGCCGAGGAGAGAGTATGACTTCATAGTGGTTGGGGGCGGGTCGGCGGGTGCCGTCGTCGCCAACAGACTATCGGAGATGAAGAATTGGAACACGCTCTTGCTAGAATCTG GCCCCGACGAGAACGAGATCACCGACGTGCCGTCGCTGGCGGGCTACCTGCAGCTGACCAAGCTGGACTGGCAGTACAAGACGGAGCCCACAGCGCACGCCTGCCTCGGCTTCAAGAAGCGCCGCTGCAGCTGGCCCCGCGGCAAG gtGCTTGGCGGTTCCAGTGTTCTCAACTACATGATATACGTACGAGGCAATCGATATGACTTCGACCAATGGGAACAATCCGGCAACCCCGGATGGGGCTACCGGGACGTTTTGAAATACTTTATCAAATCTGAAGACAACAGAAACCCGTACTTAGCTAAGAGTCAATACCATGGGCGAGGAGGATACCTCACGGTTCAAGAAGCTCCCTGGAGGACACCTTTAGTCGCAGCCTTCGTAGAAGCTGGCGTCGAAATCGGGTATGAGAACAGGGATATCAATGGAGAATACCAAACGGGGTTCATGATCGCCCAGGGCACTATACGCCGCGGATCTCGCTGCAGTACCGCCAAAGCATTCTTGCGACCAGTGAGAACTCGAAGAAACTTAGACATTTCCTTAAACTCCCAAGCAACAAGAGTTTTAATCCATCCAGTGACAATGAAGGCTTACGGGGTCGAGTATGTCAAACACGGCATGAGGAGAGTTGTTTACGCGAGAAAAGAAGTAATATTATCGGCCGGCGCCATCAACAGTCCTCAGCTGCTCATGCTGTCTGGAATAGGTCCCAAAGAACATTTAAAAGACGTCGGAATTAAGGTCTTGAAGGACTTGCCGGTCGGTGAAAACCTGCAAGACCACGTTGGTGTAGGAGGATTAACATTTCTAGTCGACAAACCTGTTGCAATCGTCCAAAACCGCTTCGAGGCTTTTCCCGTTACCATGAACTACGTTGTCAACGAAAGAGGTCCCATGACAACCCTAGGAGGCTTAGAAGGGGTTGCTTTCGTAAATACAAAGTACGCGAACAGTTCTGGATTGTGGCCTGATATTCAGTTCCACATGGCGCCGGCGTCTTTCTCGTCTGACAATGGGCAAATTGTCAGAAAGATCTTAGGGCTCACGGATGAGATTTATAATACTGTTTACAAGCCTATAGCCAATAAGGATGCTTGGACTATTATGCCTTTACTGCTCAGACCAAATACACGAGGTTACGTGCGATTAAGGAGCTCCAATCCTTTCCATTATCCGATAATGAACCCACGTTACCATGAGGATCCTTTAGACGTGGCGCGCCTCGTAGATGGAATCAAAATAGCCCTGCAAGTGGCAGAAGCGTCTCCTTTCAAACAGTTTGGTAACAGGCTATACATGAAGCCGTTACCGAGTTGTAAGCACTTTAAATTTATGTCTGACGAATATATTGAATGTCAAGTGAGGCACATTTCTATGACGATATACCATCAGAGTGGGACAACTAAGATGGGGCCGTCGTGGGATCCTGAGGCGGTGGTAGACCCGCGGCTCAGGGTGTATGGCGTCGAAGGCCTAAGGGTAATAGACGCAAGTATAATGCCGACTATTGTGAGTGGCAACACCAACGCCGCAGTCATCATGATAGGGGAGAAAGGGGCTGATTTGATAAAGCAAGACTGGCTTAGTAAGA gcggcttagcacggtcgcgtttttatcccttgtcaccatgcctgtcacgttctaacaagtatgtaagtgcgaaagggacacgcatagtgatagtcgataaaaatggaaccgtgctgagcccgcag TCAAATTATTACCTCAGCCGTGAAAGGTTCGTGAAGCGACAAGATATGAAAAATCTGTGGATCATATACTTCAG TTTATCATGCGTACTCGGCGGGGTGCTGTCGCAGCAGCCCTCACTCTTCGATGCAGTGTCAGGGCTACTCCGCGACACCAACAACCTGTACCTCGGGGAGCCCCCTGACGCCGAGGAGCTGTACTCGGAGTACGACTTCATCATCATAGGAGCCGGGACTGCTGGGTGCGTGCTTAGCAATCGGCTCACGGAAGTTGAAGATTTTAAG GTGCTTCTTATAGAAGCGGGCGGCAGTGAGCAGCTTTTCATGGACATCCCTGTGATGGCCACTATGCTACAATTCACCGACGCCAATTGGGACTACCACACTGAGCCACAG AGAGCAGGCTGCATGGGCATGCGCGAGGGTCGGTGCTCCTGGCCGCGGGGCCGCGTGGTCGGCGGCTCCTCGGTTCTGCACTCCATGATGCACACGAGGGGCAACAGGAGAGACTACGACCGGTGGGCGGCAAATGGCAACCCAG GATGGGACTTCGCATCAGTTCTCAAATACTTCAAGAAGTCTGAAAACATGCAAGTACCAGAGCTGAGAAGAGATAAAGTATACCATTCGACAAAGGGAGAGATGACCCTTCAGTATCCCAGCTGGAGAACGCGACTCTCTGACGCGTTCCTTCAAGCGGGCGTCGAGACTGGCGGGAATATAGTAGATTACAACGGAGAAAAACAAATCGGATATTCCATCATACAATTTACGATGAACAATGGAACTCGCATGAGTGCGAGTCGGGCTTTCCTTCACCctataaaatatagaaaaaacTTCCACGTAACCAAGAATGCTATGGTGACGCGTATTTTGATTGATCCTTGGACCAGACGAGCATACGGTGTGGAATTCCGCAAAGCTAATCGCCGCTACACCATAAAGGCGACGCGAGAAGTCATTCTGTCAGCTGGTGCTATTAATTCTCCTCAAATATTAATGATCAGCGGAATAGGCCCTAAACAGCACTTGACGGAGAAGAACATCACAACAATTGTAGATTTACCCGTCGGATATAATCTCCAAGACCACTGGGCATTAGGCGGTCTGACTTTCTTAATAAACACAACTGATTCTATCAGGTCTGAACGCGTGGCTACATTCAGCAACATTCTAGAATATTTCAGCCATCATACAGGTCCTTTGTCAGCGCCAAGCGGAACTGAAGCTATCGCTTTTATCGACACTAATAATCCAAACGATCCCGATGGCTATCCTGATTTAGAGTTGCTGTTTGTGGCAGGCTCATTGGTTAGCCAGCCGTCGTATAAACAAGCCTTCGCTATTGATGATCGTATCTACAACAAAGTTTACGGACCAATTCAAGATCGCGACACGTGGATGGTGTTCCCGATGCTTCTTCTCCCGGAGTCGAAAGGCCGAATAATGTTGAAGAATAAAAACCCTTATACAAAGCCGCTTATCTACGCCAACTACTTTTCAGATGGAGGCCACGACCAAAAGGTTATATTACATGGTATAAGAAAAATAATTCAGCTATCGAAAACTAAAGCATTTCAAAAGTTTGGAAGTAGATTGCACGATATTCCGTTGCCTAATTGTGCTCATCACAAGTTCAACTCGGACGCGTATTGGTACTGTGCAATGAAAACTATAACGAACACGATTTATCATCATTGCTGTACGGCTAAAATGGGCCCGAAGGAGGACCCTGAAGCCGTCGTGGACTCGAGACTGAAGGTGTACGGGATAAAAGGACTGAGGGTAGTGGACGCGAGCATTATGCCGCATGTACCAGCGGCGCACACCAACGCCCCAACTTTAATGATTGCCGAGAAAGCGGCTGATATGATAAAGGAAGACTGGGGCATACGTCTCAAGCCGATTTAA